One genomic window of Methanosarcina acetivorans C2A includes the following:
- a CDS encoding MATE family efflux transporter — translation MSMETAEEKGNTEEKKAKKEKLEESRDGKEKTGSIPSQKVTEGVDVLLGDPKKAVVKLSIPIIVAMSVQTIYSLTDTFWVAGLGADALAAIGFSFPFFVIQMALTSGLGVGGGAAISRRIGARDKAGVDNVAVHTFVLMVILTVALTIFGLAFVRDLFMYSGAGGTTDLGVAYARVIFAGSFVFFFANVSNSILRSEGDAKRAMQSMILGSVLNIGLDPIFIYVLGLGVAGAALATVVSFACSGLLMFYWFFVKKDTYVSFDFHSFKFNLAIANDIFRVGIPSSVEQVALAMTALLMNLIIVNVSNTDGVAVYATGWRVASIAVAPLIGVSISVVSISGAAFGEKNFKKARHALIYATEIGFLAEALIGIAVYVFAPQISAVFTQAETAARIAPELTRLLKIMTVFYPAVTFGMLSASLFQGAGKGTSALIATLLRSLVLTPLFAVLFAYELGWGLLGVWWGLVAGTVIGSLITFAWAQVYLGCMIKEEGIGEKC, via the coding sequence ATGAGTATGGAAACGGCAGAAGAAAAAGGGAACACAGAAGAAAAAAAGGCAAAAAAGGAAAAATTAGAAGAAAGCCGGGATGGAAAGGAAAAAACAGGAAGCATCCCCTCTCAAAAAGTTACAGAGGGAGTGGACGTACTTCTCGGGGACCCCAAAAAAGCTGTTGTCAAGCTCTCGATTCCGATTATAGTTGCAATGTCCGTACAGACCATCTACAGCCTGACCGATACCTTCTGGGTTGCGGGATTAGGGGCAGATGCCCTGGCTGCCATAGGGTTCTCTTTTCCTTTTTTCGTTATCCAGATGGCGCTTACAAGCGGGCTTGGTGTGGGTGGAGGGGCTGCAATCTCCCGACGGATAGGGGCCAGGGATAAGGCAGGCGTGGATAATGTTGCAGTGCATACCTTTGTGCTCATGGTAATCCTCACGGTTGCCCTTACGATTTTCGGACTTGCCTTCGTAAGAGACCTTTTTATGTACAGCGGGGCCGGAGGGACTACGGACCTCGGAGTTGCTTATGCCAGGGTTATCTTTGCAGGTAGTTTTGTTTTCTTTTTTGCAAACGTTTCAAACTCCATCCTGAGAAGTGAAGGGGACGCAAAAAGAGCCATGCAGTCCATGATCCTGGGCTCCGTCCTGAACATAGGGCTCGACCCCATTTTCATATACGTCCTTGGTCTGGGGGTCGCAGGAGCAGCCCTGGCAACGGTAGTCTCTTTTGCATGTTCGGGATTGCTGATGTTTTACTGGTTCTTCGTCAAAAAGGACACCTATGTGTCTTTTGATTTTCATTCATTCAAGTTTAACCTGGCAATTGCCAATGACATCTTCAGGGTCGGAATACCCTCTTCAGTCGAACAGGTTGCCCTGGCAATGACCGCTCTGCTCATGAACCTCATCATTGTCAATGTCAGCAACACCGACGGAGTTGCAGTCTATGCCACAGGTTGGAGGGTTGCAAGCATTGCGGTCGCTCCCTTAATAGGAGTTTCAATTTCCGTAGTTTCGATTAGTGGCGCCGCCTTCGGAGAAAAGAACTTTAAAAAAGCCCGGCATGCCCTCATTTACGCAACGGAAATCGGCTTTCTTGCCGAAGCCCTGATAGGCATAGCCGTATACGTATTTGCCCCTCAGATTTCAGCCGTTTTCACTCAGGCTGAAACTGCCGCCCGTATTGCTCCGGAACTGACCAGACTCCTGAAAATTATGACGGTCTTTTACCCGGCGGTTACCTTCGGAATGCTCTCTGCCTCTCTCTTCCAGGGAGCAGGAAAAGGAACAAGCGCCCTTATTGCCACTCTCCTGAGAAGTCTGGTCCTGACTCCCCTCTTTGCCGTGCTTTTTGCATACGAATTAGGCTGGGGGCTGCTTGGGGTATGGTGGGGACTGGTTGCAGGTACGGTTATTGGCTCACTGATCACTTTTGCATGGGCTCAGGTCTATCTGGGGTGTATGATAAAGGAAGAGGGGATAGGGGAGAAATGTTGA
- a CDS encoding prenyltransferase/squalene oxidase repeat-containing protein gives MTNEQVLNSRILSNRILNDRISDKNILNDKISDNRILNDKISDNQIFNNRMLNAVELAIGKASNFIISNQSDEGYWLDFYIPGMGKSSQWVTAYIAYSLSRLPNTDKSVQKAIVWLLHTKFSSGGWGYHQNCLPDADSTANVVRLLAYYFKKENLLTQENFVFYLHEFADLLASYQDRNTGGFLTYLPGSNGKYHTMPDSAWCISEPSITAMAGNAFLTAGPEWFEQEISKAREFLISRQNSAGYWDSYWWDCRIYGTSLACNFLKQLGEIDPVKKAISWLKSIFVPSKGWGNGYEAVPYPFYTALSLSSLLLFENNIHSREVKDSVLWLIENQNEDGSWFSKPILRVPDPQVREPWVGSNREKCEVVTDVNLLFTTATVMGALYDFLNLSGYYSGSASHE, from the coding sequence TTGACAAATGAACAGGTATTAAATAGCCGGATTTTGAGTAACCGGATATTAAACGACAGGATTTCAGATAAAAATATCTTAAACGACAAGATCTCAGATAACCGGATATTAAACGACAAAATTTCAGACAACCAGATCTTTAACAACCGGATGTTAAATGCTGTTGAACTGGCGATAGGGAAGGCAAGTAATTTTATCATTTCAAATCAGTCCGACGAAGGTTACTGGCTGGATTTTTACATCCCGGGAATGGGAAAAAGTTCTCAGTGGGTAACTGCTTACATCGCATACAGCCTTTCCAGGCTCCCGAATACGGATAAATCTGTTCAAAAAGCAATAGTCTGGCTGCTTCACACAAAATTTTCTTCCGGAGGCTGGGGATACCACCAGAACTGCCTTCCTGATGCGGATTCTACAGCTAACGTGGTACGTCTTCTGGCATATTACTTCAAAAAAGAAAATCTTCTTACTCAGGAAAATTTTGTTTTTTATCTGCATGAATTTGCTGACCTGCTCGCCTCTTACCAGGATAGAAACACAGGCGGTTTTTTAACTTATTTGCCAGGTTCAAACGGGAAATATCATACAATGCCAGACAGTGCCTGGTGTATTTCCGAGCCTTCAATAACAGCAATGGCAGGAAATGCTTTTTTGACCGCAGGTCCGGAATGGTTTGAGCAGGAAATCTCGAAGGCCAGGGAATTTCTGATAAGCAGGCAGAATTCTGCCGGATACTGGGACTCTTACTGGTGGGACTGCAGGATCTACGGAACGAGTTTAGCCTGTAATTTTTTAAAGCAACTAGGAGAAATTGATCCGGTCAAGAAGGCTATCTCCTGGTTAAAGAGCATATTTGTTCCGTCAAAAGGGTGGGGAAACGGTTACGAAGCTGTCCCTTATCCTTTTTACACAGCCCTTTCCTTATCTTCGCTCCTTTTATTCGAGAACAACATCCATTCAAGAGAAGTCAAAGACTCGGTCTTATGGCTAATTGAGAACCAGAACGAAGATGGCAGTTGGTTTTCAAAACCGATACTTAGAGTTCCCGATCCGCAGGTTCGTGAACCGTGGGTTGGTTCGAATCGCGAAAAGTGTGAAGTCGTAACCGATGTTAATCTCTTATTTACAACAGCAACAGTAATGGGTGCACTATACGATTTTCTTAACTTATCAGGCTATTATTCCGGATCTGCTTCTCACGAATGA
- a CDS encoding radical SAM/SPASM domain-containing protein, translating into MQFCEQDFPYLAGNSILRNDGEYVVAYESTVEKNKYFVLPLNIALILPFFDGTSNLSDIKKHALEIFSGLYETVHPECQENNSKKLSEIVDQTIAAILNLNILVLEGEKSPSLSNLEKLIPDIEGYQFPIVRLSRPLSVSISFTNRCHYDCIYCYAERKKCEEKELSQWSRIFDELQENEIFLVDIGGTDIFARPDALEILQAMVDRDFVFLLSTKSFIDENTAKCLASMHIGIGDEPEHLFRYVQLSIDSVDAPTAGYMVKKKDHYEKTIQSVKNLMKVGICPKIKCVLTPFNYLEMSAIVDEFANLGVRDFQFVQYSRSKYRHNNDLFLSSKHKEFISNFAEYVNQNYPLLNISVEQNLTTGGNRNLSPEKWKDRAVCSGGRSNMIIQPNGDVTLCEQIPHREEFIVGNVFDEGIMGVWNSKKITDFIYPPREKFKNSVCYDCLEFEACHRIKGYCYRDVLSSYGTIYDAQPECPVQTKLPVREI; encoded by the coding sequence ATGCAATTTTGTGAACAGGACTTCCCCTATTTAGCAGGAAACAGTATCTTAAGAAACGATGGAGAATATGTTGTCGCTTATGAAAGCACTGTTGAGAAAAACAAATACTTTGTTTTGCCTCTTAATATAGCCCTGATTCTTCCTTTCTTTGATGGCACCAGCAATCTATCGGATATCAAAAAACATGCTCTGGAAATCTTTTCCGGTCTTTATGAAACAGTTCATCCGGAATGCCAGGAAAACAACAGTAAAAAGTTGTCCGAGATCGTTGATCAAACAATTGCAGCAATTCTCAATTTAAATATTCTGGTGCTTGAGGGTGAAAAAAGTCCTTCGCTCAGCAATCTTGAAAAATTGATTCCTGATATTGAAGGGTATCAATTCCCCATAGTGAGATTATCCCGACCTCTGTCTGTGAGCATATCGTTTACAAACCGTTGCCATTATGACTGTATATACTGTTATGCAGAGAGGAAAAAGTGCGAGGAAAAAGAGCTCAGTCAGTGGAGCAGAATTTTTGATGAACTTCAGGAAAATGAAATTTTCCTTGTAGATATCGGCGGAACCGACATTTTTGCACGCCCGGACGCACTTGAGATATTGCAGGCAATGGTAGACAGAGATTTTGTTTTTTTGCTTTCGACAAAATCCTTTATTGATGAAAATACGGCTAAGTGCCTGGCATCAATGCATATTGGTATCGGGGATGAACCCGAACACCTGTTCCGATATGTCCAGCTAAGTATAGATAGTGTTGATGCACCAACTGCAGGTTATATGGTCAAAAAGAAAGACCATTACGAAAAAACAATTCAATCGGTTAAGAATTTAATGAAAGTAGGGATATGTCCCAAAATAAAATGCGTTCTCACCCCTTTTAATTATCTTGAAATGTCTGCTATTGTTGACGAGTTTGCGAACCTTGGAGTCAGGGATTTTCAGTTTGTTCAATACAGTAGAAGTAAATACCGACATAATAATGATTTATTTTTATCCTCTAAGCATAAAGAGTTCATCTCTAACTTTGCAGAGTACGTAAATCAAAATTACCCTCTTCTTAATATAAGCGTTGAACAAAATTTGACCACCGGAGGAAACCGAAACCTTTCTCCTGAGAAATGGAAAGATCGGGCGGTATGCTCCGGGGGCCGTTCGAATATGATTATCCAGCCAAATGGAGATGTTACTTTATGCGAACAGATTCCTCACAGGGAAGAGTTCATTGTGGGCAATGTGTTTGATGAAGGAATCATGGGGGTATGGAACTCCAAGAAAATCACTGATTTTATATACCCTCCCCGTGAAAAATTCAAAAATTCCGTATGCTATGACTGTTTAGAATTCGAAGCTTGCCATCGAATTAAAGGGTACTGTTACAGAGATGTACTTTCTTCATATGGCACAATTTATGATGCACAACCGGAATGTCCCGTTCAGACGAAACTGCCTGTTAGAGAAATTTGA